One Echinicola strongylocentroti DNA window includes the following coding sequences:
- a CDS encoding ABC transporter ATP-binding protein — protein sequence MLEIRLTNVAKRFQYDWIFRNLDLHVKPKDKIAITGSNGSGKSTFLKCLAGTNPFTEGKASYLLGQQEITENEIYQHLAISAPYMELPEEFSLLELLKFHFNFKSAHPGMGFDEMIKAMYLEEATHKQLSFFSSGMKQRVKLGLCFFSNAPLLLLDEPTSNLDSKGSEWYKDLVQQYGHDRTVFVASNSPYEYDFCNQQLHIEDYKLKKQL from the coding sequence ATGCTTGAAATAAGGTTAACCAATGTAGCAAAACGTTTCCAGTATGACTGGATATTCAGAAACTTGGACCTGCATGTAAAACCCAAAGACAAAATCGCCATCACTGGCAGCAATGGTTCTGGCAAGTCTACTTTTTTAAAGTGTCTCGCCGGAACCAATCCGTTTACAGAAGGAAAGGCCTCTTACCTACTGGGACAACAGGAAATTACCGAAAATGAAATCTATCAACACTTGGCTATTTCCGCTCCCTACATGGAACTCCCTGAGGAATTTTCCCTTCTGGAACTCCTGAAGTTTCACTTTAACTTCAAATCCGCCCATCCGGGGATGGGCTTTGATGAGATGATAAAAGCCATGTACCTGGAAGAGGCCACACATAAACAATTGTCCTTTTTCTCTTCCGGCATGAAACAACGGGTCAAGCTCGGTCTCTGTTTTTTCTCCAACGCCCCATTATTACTACTGGATGAACCTACTTCCAATCTCGACTCAAAAGGAAGTGAATGGTACAAGGACTTGGTACAGCAATACGGCCATGACCGCACCGTATTCGTAGCATCAAACTCCCCCTATGAATATGATTTCTGCAATCAACAGCTGCACATTGAAGACTATAAGCTAAAAAAGCAACTTTGA
- the lpxA gene encoding acyl-ACP--UDP-N-acetylglucosamine O-acyltransferase: MISKLSQIHENTQVGEDVTIDPFTVVHENVQIGKGTWIGSNVTIYPGTKIGENCKIFPGSVIAGVPQDLKFQGEESTVEIGNNTTIRECVTISRGTIDKRTTKIGSNCLLMAYVHIAHDCIVGDNVIIANAVQVAGHVSIDDWAIIGGSSAIHQFVKIGMHAMVSGGSLVRKDVPPYTKAAREPLSYAGVNSLGLRRRGFSSDAISHIQEVYRYLFLNSLNNSRALEEIEVNLPATKERDEIVNFIRSSERGVMKGYIN, from the coding sequence ATGATAAGTAAGCTATCACAAATCCATGAAAACACCCAAGTTGGAGAAGATGTAACCATCGACCCCTTTACGGTAGTTCATGAAAATGTACAAATAGGAAAAGGAACGTGGATCGGCTCTAACGTAACCATCTATCCAGGAACCAAGATCGGTGAAAATTGCAAAATATTCCCAGGATCAGTCATCGCCGGTGTACCACAGGATCTCAAATTCCAAGGGGAAGAATCTACCGTAGAAATCGGCAACAACACCACTATCCGTGAATGTGTCACCATCAGCCGTGGCACCATCGATAAAAGGACAACCAAGATTGGGAGTAATTGCTTACTGATGGCCTATGTACATATTGCTCACGATTGTATCGTGGGGGACAATGTCATCATTGCCAATGCCGTCCAGGTCGCTGGCCATGTATCCATAGATGACTGGGCGATCATTGGCGGCAGTAGCGCCATTCACCAGTTTGTCAAAATAGGAATGCACGCCATGGTATCCGGAGGTTCCTTGGTAAGAAAAGACGTCCCTCCTTACACCAAAGCAGCTAGGGAACCTCTCAGCTATGCAGGTGTCAACTCACTGGGGCTACGTAGAAGGGGCTTTTCCAGCGACGCTATCAGTCACATCCAAGAAGTCTATCGCTACCTGTTCTTGAACAGCCTTAACAACAGCCGTGCACTGGAAGAAATAGAAGTCAACCTTCCCGCCACAAAGGAAAGGGATGAAATCGTCAACTTTATCAGGTCATCCGAAAGGGGTGTAATGAAAGGCTATATCAACTGA
- a CDS encoding bifunctional UDP-3-O-[3-hydroxymyristoyl] N-acetylglucosamine deacetylase/3-hydroxyacyl-ACP dehydratase, producing MKVKQHTIGKQVTISGVGLHTGVEANMTFLPAPPNHGYKFQRIDMEGSPIVDADVDNVVDVSRGTTIEQSGARVNTVEHVLAALVGLEIDNVLIQLDGPEPPIMDGSSIQFINILEEAGLQEQNALRRFFEVPESIHYRDSSREVEMAALPLDDYRVTVMVDYNSPVLGSQHASITDISQFKAEIASCRTFCFLHELEMLYKQNLIQGGDLNNAIVVVDRVVTDEELEGLAQMFNKPKVEVRKEGILNNVELRYKNEPARHKLLDVVGDLALVGRPLKGQILAARPGHAANVAFAKKLKRAMEKVGPSHIPHYDPKLPPVLDINQIGNILPHRYPFQLLDKIIYLDDTVVAGVKNVTINEPFFMGHFPNNPVMPGVLQVEAMAQTGGILVLSTVDDPENYWTYFLGIESCKFRKMVLPGDTLVFKCELLSPIRRGIAKMKGEAYVGNTLVCEAVMTASIVRKEA from the coding sequence ATGAAAGTCAAACAACATACTATTGGAAAACAGGTAACCATTTCCGGCGTAGGGCTACACACGGGTGTGGAAGCCAACATGACGTTTCTACCTGCTCCACCAAACCATGGCTATAAGTTTCAACGTATAGATATGGAAGGCTCTCCCATCGTAGATGCCGATGTCGACAATGTAGTGGATGTGTCCCGCGGTACCACTATCGAACAAAGCGGAGCACGTGTCAATACCGTAGAGCATGTCCTGGCAGCACTGGTAGGTTTAGAAATTGACAATGTACTTATCCAACTGGATGGGCCTGAGCCTCCCATTATGGACGGAAGCTCCATTCAGTTTATCAACATATTAGAAGAGGCAGGACTTCAGGAACAAAATGCCCTGAGACGCTTTTTTGAAGTTCCTGAAAGTATCCATTACAGGGATTCCTCTAGAGAAGTAGAAATGGCCGCTTTACCCTTGGATGATTACAGGGTCACCGTAATGGTGGATTATAATTCCCCCGTTCTCGGAAGCCAGCACGCTTCGATTACCGACATTAGCCAGTTCAAAGCCGAAATAGCCTCTTGTAGGACTTTCTGCTTCTTGCATGAACTGGAGATGCTCTATAAACAAAACCTCATTCAGGGCGGCGACCTGAACAATGCCATCGTCGTGGTGGACAGGGTAGTGACAGACGAGGAACTGGAAGGGCTGGCGCAAATGTTCAACAAGCCAAAAGTAGAGGTCCGCAAGGAAGGCATCCTAAACAATGTGGAGCTTCGCTACAAAAATGAACCAGCTCGGCATAAGCTGCTGGACGTCGTTGGCGACTTGGCGTTGGTGGGCCGTCCTCTAAAAGGCCAGATTCTTGCCGCTCGTCCAGGCCATGCCGCCAATGTGGCCTTTGCCAAAAAACTGAAGCGGGCAATGGAAAAAGTGGGCCCTAGCCATATCCCTCACTACGACCCTAAGCTCCCTCCTGTACTGGACATTAATCAAATAGGGAATATCCTTCCACACCGCTATCCGTTCCAGTTGTTGGACAAGATTATTTATTTGGATGACACCGTAGTGGCCGGTGTAAAGAACGTGACCATCAATGAGCCGTTTTTTATGGGGCATTTCCCCAACAATCCGGTGATGCCAGGAGTATTACAAGTAGAAGCCATGGCGCAGACTGGCGGCATTCTTGTACTCAGCACGGTAGACGATCCGGAAAACTACTGGACCTACTTTCTAGGCATCGAAAGCTGCAAATTCAGAAAAATGGTCTTGCCGGGGGATACGCTAGTTTTTAAATGTGAATTATTGTCCCCTATCAGAAGAGGGATTGCGAAAATGAAAGGTGAGGCCTATGTGGGTAACACATTGGTTTGCGAAGCCGTAATGACTGCCAGTATTGTAAGAAAAGAAGCATGA
- the lpxD gene encoding UDP-3-O-(3-hydroxymyristoyl)glucosamine N-acyltransferase: MEFTVSQIAALLNGTVEGDGSQKVNRLDKIQEGKAGGVSFLSNMKYESHLYNTEATAVIVGEDFSPSKPLSTSLIKVKDPYSGFTQLLEAYAQLTKHSKTGVEEPSYMDQSTKMDDGGYRGVFSHIGKNCRIGKQVIIHAQAYIGDNVKIGDRCIIHSGAKIYNDTAIGNDCEIHPNVVIGADGFGFAPQEDKSYKNIPQLGNVILEDNVSVGSNSTIDCATMGSTIIKKGVKIDNLVQIAHNVIIGEHTVIAAQSGISGSTEIGKNCVIAGQVGIIGHLKIADNTTVGAKTGVSKSILQSGKIIFGYMGFEMKEFLKSYSIFKNLPSLQDRVKELEKKQ, encoded by the coding sequence ATGGAATTTACTGTCAGTCAGATTGCAGCGCTTTTAAACGGTACAGTAGAGGGTGACGGTTCCCAAAAAGTCAACCGTCTAGACAAAATCCAAGAAGGAAAAGCAGGAGGGGTCAGTTTCTTGTCCAACATGAAATATGAGTCTCACCTCTACAACACCGAAGCAACAGCGGTAATAGTAGGGGAGGATTTTTCACCATCAAAGCCACTCAGCACTTCATTAATAAAAGTAAAAGACCCTTACTCCGGTTTTACCCAGCTGTTGGAAGCTTATGCACAGCTCACCAAACATAGTAAGACAGGGGTGGAAGAACCCTCCTATATGGACCAATCCACCAAAATGGATGACGGAGGATACCGTGGAGTTTTCAGCCATATCGGCAAAAACTGCCGCATAGGTAAGCAGGTCATCATCCATGCACAAGCCTATATCGGAGACAATGTAAAAATCGGCGATCGCTGCATCATCCATTCAGGTGCCAAAATATACAATGACACAGCCATTGGCAATGACTGCGAAATCCATCCAAATGTGGTCATCGGTGCTGATGGTTTTGGTTTTGCCCCTCAAGAGGACAAAAGCTACAAAAACATCCCGCAGCTTGGCAATGTCATATTGGAAGACAATGTCAGCGTGGGGTCAAACAGCACCATCGACTGCGCTACCATGGGCTCTACCATTATAAAAAAAGGGGTAAAAATAGACAACTTAGTGCAAATCGCCCATAATGTGATCATTGGTGAGCATACTGTCATTGCTGCCCAATCGGGTATTTCAGGATCCACCGAGATCGGAAAAAACTGCGTGATCGCAGGGCAGGTAGGCATCATTGGACACCTTAAAATCGCCGATAACACCACTGTTGGTGCCAAAACAGGCGTCAGCAAGTCAATTTTACAATCCGGAAAAATCATTTTTGGATACATGGGCTTTGAAATGAAAGAGTTTCTAAAGTCCTATTCTATTTTCAAAAATCTTCCATCTCTTCAGGACAGAGTAAAAGAACTGGAAAAAAAACAATAA
- a CDS encoding HD domain-containing protein — protein sequence MKSHKILNDPVYGFITIPSELIFNIIDHPYFQRLRRIKQLGLTDMVYPGALHTRFHHAIGAMHLMSITLDNLRNKGHEISDQEYEAALIAILLHDIGHGPFSHALEYTLLKGIPHESLSLMLMESLNNQLNGQLGLALRIFKNKYERKFFYQLVSSQLDIDRLDYLQRDCFFTGVSEGTIGADRIIKMMNIKNDQIVVEEKGLYSIENFLSARRLMYWQVYLHKTTVSAEKMLINLITRAKDLQQSGVEVEGSVAFKCFLENNYTLKDFEDSTALQKVFADLDDFDIWGAIKHWKDHGDFVLRSISNMLLTRNLFKIKLSNTPFEEKELEAMEKEVAKGLNIPDEALSYFVSSGFISNNAYVAKEKVMILTKKGEVIDVAQAADLPNIKAMSKIVKKYYACRAKNLTLR from the coding sequence TTGAAAAGCCATAAAATACTCAACGACCCGGTCTACGGTTTCATCACTATTCCTAGTGAGTTGATTTTCAACATTATCGACCATCCCTATTTCCAACGGTTACGGAGGATCAAACAACTTGGTTTGACTGACATGGTATACCCGGGAGCGCTACACACCCGTTTTCACCATGCTATTGGCGCCATGCACTTGATGAGCATCACCTTGGACAACCTGCGCAACAAAGGTCACGAAATCAGCGACCAAGAATACGAAGCAGCTTTGATCGCCATACTGCTTCATGATATTGGTCATGGCCCATTTTCGCATGCCCTCGAATACACTTTGCTAAAAGGCATCCCCCATGAATCACTCTCACTGATGCTCATGGAATCCTTAAATAACCAATTAAACGGCCAATTAGGTCTCGCATTAAGAATTTTTAAGAATAAATATGAGCGAAAATTCTTTTATCAACTGGTATCCAGCCAATTGGACATTGATCGATTGGATTACTTACAGCGAGATTGTTTTTTTACTGGGGTTTCGGAAGGGACGATTGGTGCAGATAGGATCATCAAAATGATGAACATTAAGAACGACCAGATCGTAGTAGAAGAAAAAGGGCTGTACAGTATAGAAAATTTTCTCAGCGCCAGACGGCTGATGTACTGGCAAGTATACCTCCACAAAACCACCGTCAGTGCTGAGAAAATGCTCATCAACCTGATCACACGTGCCAAGGACTTACAACAATCCGGAGTGGAAGTAGAGGGTTCTGTGGCATTTAAATGCTTCTTGGAGAACAATTATACTCTGAAGGATTTTGAGGATTCGACAGCACTACAGAAAGTATTTGCCGATCTGGATGATTTTGATATTTGGGGTGCTATTAAGCATTGGAAAGACCACGGGGATTTTGTTTTGAGGAGCATTTCGAACATGCTTCTTACCAGAAATCTTTTTAAAATCAAACTCAGCAATACGCCTTTTGAGGAAAAAGAGCTGGAAGCCATGGAAAAAGAAGTAGCCAAGGGACTAAACATCCCCGACGAAGCGTTGTCCTATTTCGTATCATCAGGCTTTATTTCCAACAATGCCTATGTGGCCAAGGAAAAAGTCATGATCCTGACAAAAAAAGGAGAGGTTATCGATGTAGCCCAAGCAGCTGACCTCCCCAACATCAAAGCAATGAGCAAAATTGTGAAAAAGTACTATGCATGTCGGGCTAAAAATTTAACTTTGCGGTAA
- the porX gene encoding T9SS response regulator signal transducer PorX codes for MQKFKILWADDEIDLLKPHIMFLEQKGYEITTVNSGVDAIEMVEKTNFDVIFLDEMMPGMTGLETLQQVKIIKPQTPVVMITKSEEEHIMDDAIGGKIADYLIKPINPNQILLSVKKILQNKQLISEKTNLSYQQDFSKISMAYNDAIDHHEWADIYKKLTYWELEIDKTENKSMQEVLDTQKTEANANFARFIKENYLDWLNDADADKPILSHRVMKEKVFPHLVESDKPLFFVVIDNLRLDQWEMIEPALSDYFNVKTEDTYYSILPTTTAYARNALFSGMMPLDMARFHPDLWENEDTDESKNSHEADFLAINLKKNRIQSKFSYHKILQANQGKSVLEQFQNMMNNDLNVLVYNFVDMMSHARTDMKMIRELAPDESAYRSITESWFLHSSLFELFKKVSEAGCEVIVTTDHGTKKVNRPYKIIGDRKVTTNLRYKQGKNLNFESGKVFEIGKPEDVKLPRFNVSTSYVFAVEDYFFAYPNNYNYYVNYYKDTFQHGGVSLEEMIVPIMHLSPKQY; via the coding sequence ATGCAAAAATTTAAAATACTCTGGGCAGATGACGAGATTGACTTGCTCAAACCTCACATTATGTTTTTAGAGCAAAAGGGATATGAAATTACTACGGTAAACAGTGGTGTCGATGCGATTGAAATGGTGGAAAAGACCAATTTTGACGTGATTTTTTTGGATGAGATGATGCCGGGTATGACAGGCTTGGAAACCCTGCAGCAGGTGAAGATCATCAAACCCCAGACTCCAGTGGTCATGATCACCAAGAGTGAGGAAGAACACATCATGGACGATGCCATTGGTGGGAAGATTGCCGATTACCTGATTAAACCGATAAATCCCAACCAGATTTTATTGTCGGTAAAGAAGATTCTCCAAAACAAACAGCTGATCAGTGAGAAGACGAACCTTTCCTATCAGCAGGATTTTTCAAAAATCAGTATGGCCTATAATGATGCCATTGATCACCATGAGTGGGCGGATATTTACAAGAAACTGACCTATTGGGAGCTGGAGATCGACAAGACCGAAAATAAAAGCATGCAAGAGGTGCTGGATACCCAGAAAACCGAGGCCAATGCTAATTTTGCCCGCTTTATCAAGGAAAATTACCTGGACTGGTTGAACGATGCAGATGCGGACAAGCCCATTCTTTCCCACAGGGTAATGAAAGAGAAAGTATTTCCTCACCTGGTGGAGAGCGACAAACCATTGTTTTTTGTGGTGATCGATAACTTAAGGCTGGACCAATGGGAGATGATCGAACCAGCGCTCAGCGATTATTTTAATGTCAAAACAGAGGATACTTATTATAGCATTCTCCCCACCACCACTGCTTATGCCCGAAATGCGCTGTTCAGCGGAATGATGCCCTTGGATATGGCCCGTTTTCACCCGGATCTCTGGGAAAACGAAGATACCGATGAAAGCAAAAACAGCCATGAGGCGGACTTTTTGGCTATCAACCTGAAGAAAAACCGGATACAGAGCAAGTTCAGCTATCATAAAATACTACAGGCCAATCAGGGTAAATCCGTTTTGGAACAATTTCAAAATATGATGAACAATGACCTGAATGTCTTAGTGTACAATTTTGTGGACATGATGTCCCATGCCCGTACAGATATGAAGATGATCCGGGAGTTAGCACCAGATGAGTCGGCGTACCGTTCCATTACGGAAAGCTGGTTTTTGCACAGCTCATTGTTTGAGCTTTTCAAAAAAGTGAGTGAAGCAGGATGTGAAGTGATCGTCACCACGGACCACGGGACCAAAAAAGTAAACAGGCCATATAAGATTATTGGGGACAGAAAGGTGACGACCAATCTCAGGTATAAGCAAGGCAAAAACCTGAACTTCGAGTCCGGAAAGGTGTTTGAAATCGGGAAACCTGAAGATGTGAAGCTTCCACGGTTTAATGTTTCCACTAGTTATGTTTTTGCAGTAGAAGATTATTTCTTTGCATATCCGAACAATTACAATTATTATGTAAATTACTACAAAGATACTTTCCAGCATGGCGGAGTTTCTTTGGAGGAAATGATTGTTCCAATAATGCATTTGTCACCTAAGCAATATTAA
- the tsaE gene encoding tRNA (adenosine(37)-N6)-threonylcarbamoyltransferase complex ATPase subunit type 1 TsaE, with protein MKKIVCGDISELPAVAREVISCCEGLPVWVFQGDMGAGKTTLIKSIAKELGVGDVVSSPSFAIVNEYQNDKGQTFYHFDFYRIEEQEEVLEIGIDEYFYSGNHCWVEWAEKILDYLPEEFYLIKISVDENEVREMRIKKMKDGG; from the coding sequence TTGAAGAAAATTGTATGTGGAGATATCAGTGAATTGCCGGCAGTGGCCAGAGAGGTGATTTCCTGTTGCGAGGGCCTGCCAGTGTGGGTTTTTCAAGGGGATATGGGGGCAGGCAAGACCACTTTGATCAAGTCCATTGCCAAGGAGCTGGGCGTGGGGGATGTCGTGAGCAGTCCCTCTTTTGCAATTGTAAACGAATATCAAAATGATAAAGGGCAAACGTTTTATCATTTTGATTTTTACCGTATCGAAGAGCAGGAAGAAGTGCTCGAAATCGGGATAGATGAGTATTTTTATAGCGGAAATCACTGTTGGGTAGAATGGGCGGAAAAGATTCTGGACTATTTGCCGGAGGAGTTTTACCTGATCAAGATATCCGTTGATGAGAATGAAGTAAGGGAGATGCGTATAAAAAAGATGAAAGATGGGGGCTAA
- a CDS encoding alanine dehydrogenase, translated as MGAKMAEISKETGVYPQEALAKVGTSDHSILIGVPKEVGAQEKRVVLTPEAVALLVNNNQRVMVETGAGKASKFSDKEYADAGAKVVYSSKEAFEAEVVLKVAPPTEEEIAYMKPGSCLMSALQLGKQRAEYIHALNRKKVTAVSFEHLEDKVGGMPVVRAMSEIAGSSVMLIAAEYLSSAKKGGKGLILGGITGVPPTKVVIIGAGTVAEYAARAGLGLGASIEIFDNHLYKLRRIKQLLGQQVYTSTIDNYTLGQALKKADVVIGALRGEKGRAKVVVSEEMVAEMMPGSILIDVSIDQGGCIETSRMTTHKEPAFILYDIVHYCVPNIASRVSRTASMSLSNIFTPILLQMADLGGAEEMVFNYKWFMKGVYTYRGSLTNAHLGRKFQMNHKELQLLLAARY; from the coding sequence ATGGGGGCTAAAATGGCTGAGATAAGTAAAGAAACAGGGGTCTATCCACAGGAGGCCTTGGCAAAGGTAGGTACTTCAGATCATTCTATTCTGATCGGTGTCCCCAAGGAAGTGGGGGCGCAGGAAAAAAGAGTAGTGCTGACTCCTGAAGCCGTAGCCCTATTGGTCAATAACAACCAGCGGGTCATGGTGGAGACAGGAGCTGGTAAGGCTTCAAAATTTTCGGACAAGGAATACGCAGATGCCGGCGCCAAAGTGGTCTATTCGTCCAAAGAGGCCTTTGAGGCAGAAGTAGTCTTGAAAGTAGCACCGCCTACAGAGGAGGAAATCGCCTATATGAAGCCTGGAAGCTGCCTTATGTCTGCCCTTCAGCTTGGTAAACAGCGGGCTGAATATATCCATGCCCTTAATAGAAAGAAAGTCACCGCTGTGTCATTTGAGCACTTGGAAGATAAAGTGGGCGGGATGCCTGTCGTACGTGCCATGAGTGAAATTGCTGGAAGTTCGGTCATGTTAATTGCGGCAGAATATCTTAGCAGTGCCAAGAAGGGAGGAAAAGGCCTGATCCTTGGTGGGATTACCGGCGTGCCTCCTACCAAAGTGGTCATCATCGGTGCCGGCACTGTAGCAGAATATGCCGCCAGAGCTGGTCTAGGGCTAGGAGCAAGTATCGAGATCTTTGACAACCACCTTTATAAATTGCGGAGAATCAAGCAGCTACTTGGACAACAGGTGTATACTTCCACCATAGATAACTATACCCTTGGACAGGCGCTGAAAAAAGCGGATGTGGTCATCGGTGCCTTGAGAGGTGAAAAAGGACGGGCCAAGGTAGTGGTCTCAGAAGAAATGGTGGCTGAAATGATGCCGGGGAGCATTCTTATCGATGTCAGCATAGATCAGGGAGGGTGCATAGAGACTTCCCGCATGACCACACATAAGGAGCCTGCGTTTATATTGTATGACATAGTCCATTATTGTGTCCCGAATATAGCGTCGAGAGTATCCCGGACGGCTTCCATGTCCTTGAGCAATATATTTACCCCCATATTACTTCAGATGGCGGATTTGGGAGGTGCTGAAGAAATGGTCTTTAATTACAAGTGGTTTATGAAAGGAGTCTATACTTATCGGGGCAGCTTGACCAACGCACACTTGGGAAGGAAGTTCCAGATGAACCACAAGGAACTCCAATTGCTTTTGGCTGCAAGGTATTGA
- a CDS encoding response regulator produces the protein MSDATTEKIRILYVDDEENNLQAFKATFRREFKIHLAVSADKGREILDNNDIDIIITDQRMPEETGVEFLESIIAKHAEPIRILLTGYTDIQAVIDAINKGQVYHYLTKPWEEEYVKTVIKNAYEVYSLRKENKKLTEDLIKANDQLEFLLRQKLLS, from the coding sequence ATGAGTGACGCAACAACAGAAAAGATAAGAATACTTTACGTAGACGATGAGGAAAACAACCTTCAGGCTTTCAAGGCCACTTTCAGAAGGGAGTTTAAGATTCACCTTGCGGTTTCAGCTGATAAAGGACGGGAAATCCTCGACAATAATGACATCGACATTATCATTACCGATCAGCGCATGCCCGAAGAAACCGGTGTGGAGTTTTTAGAATCAATTATTGCAAAACACGCTGAACCGATACGCATCTTACTGACAGGATACACTGACATCCAGGCCGTTATAGATGCCATTAACAAAGGTCAAGTCTACCACTACTTGACAAAGCCTTGGGAAGAAGAATACGTTAAGACAGTGATCAAAAACGCATATGAAGTGTACTCCCTCAGGAAAGAAAACAAAAAACTTACTGAAGACCTGATCAAGGCCAACGACCAACTGGAATTTTTACTCCGACAAAAGCTACTCTCCTAA
- a CDS encoding ThiF family adenylyltransferase, protein MNLQDNEELDFNYQGLIFSANVGEGKHTALAELMSDDRIQKIDQLDVQVAELIKINHPTQKFDEDQLSEKVTEFYIDHPREEYGNWVYYHWRRQLIRILAKDDFIDLRTSRNRYKITEEEQDSLYTKKIGVIGLSVGQSVALSLAMERSFGELRIADFDTLELSNMNRIRTGLYSLGVKKVWVVAREIAEIDPFLKVVIYDKGITDENIDAFFGERGGIDLLVEECDSLPVKIQSRLKAKAMGIPVVMDTSDRGMMDIERFDLDSELPIFHGYLEKFGDESKLLENLADNYREILFAILHFEQLSERLKHSMSEIGKTITTWPQLASSVIMGGAMGAHYARMILLNQKVPSNRFYVDLDAIN, encoded by the coding sequence ATGAATTTACAGGATAATGAAGAGCTTGATTTTAACTATCAAGGGTTGATTTTTTCCGCAAATGTAGGAGAAGGAAAACATACTGCGTTAGCGGAGCTTATGAGTGATGATCGTATTCAAAAGATTGATCAGCTAGATGTTCAGGTAGCTGAACTGATCAAGATCAATCACCCTACCCAAAAGTTTGATGAGGATCAGTTGAGTGAAAAGGTTACGGAGTTTTATATAGACCATCCTCGAGAGGAATATGGAAACTGGGTCTATTATCATTGGAGACGTCAATTAATTCGTATTTTAGCAAAAGATGACTTTATTGACCTGAGGACATCCCGTAATCGGTACAAGATCACGGAGGAAGAGCAGGATTCCCTTTATACGAAAAAAATTGGTGTGATAGGGCTTTCTGTAGGACAGAGCGTGGCGCTGAGTTTGGCCATGGAAAGGTCATTTGGTGAGCTCCGTATTGCTGATTTTGACACCTTGGAGCTCAGCAATATGAACCGTATTAGGACAGGTCTATATAGCTTGGGAGTAAAAAAAGTATGGGTAGTGGCCCGGGAAATAGCTGAAATAGATCCCTTTCTCAAGGTGGTAATTTATGATAAAGGCATCACTGACGAAAATATCGATGCTTTTTTTGGAGAACGCGGTGGTATAGACCTGCTCGTGGAGGAATGCGACAGCTTACCAGTAAAAATACAGAGTAGGCTGAAAGCCAAAGCTATGGGGATCCCTGTGGTAATGGATACCAGTGACCGGGGAATGATGGATATTGAGCGGTTTGACCTTGATTCTGAACTGCCGATTTTTCATGGTTATCTGGAGAAATTTGGAGATGAAAGTAAACTGCTTGAAAATTTAGCGGATAATTATAGGGAGATATTGTTTGCGATTTTGCATTTTGAGCAATTATCCGAAAGATTAAAACATAGTATGAGCGAAATTGGCAAAACCATAACTACCTGGCCTCAATTGGCTTCTTCTGTCATCATGGGAGGAGCTATGGGCGCCCATTATGCTAGAATGATCCTTTTAAACCAGAAAGTCCCTTCAAATAGGTTCTATGTCGATTTGGACGCGATAAACTAG